One segment of uncultured Fibrobacter sp. DNA contains the following:
- a CDS encoding sugar phosphate nucleotidyltransferase — protein MKIILPVAGKGERMRPYTNTLPKCLLPVGGKTIIDWIVGDARLLVPSETIFITGYKAEVMDRFLAGVVSRVFRKNSLFQHQI, from the coding sequence ATGAAGATTATTCTGCCCGTTGCAGGCAAGGGCGAGCGCATGCGCCCCTACACCAATACCCTGCCCAAGTGCCTGCTGCCCGTCGGCGGAAAGACCATCATTGACTGGATTGTGGGTGACGCTCGGCTACTCGTCCCTTCCGAGACAATCTTCATTACCGGCTACAAGGCTGAAGTCATGGACCGCTTCCTAGCGGGGGTAGTGTCAAGGGTTTTTCGCAAAAATAGTTTGTTCCAACATCAGATCTAG
- a CDS encoding polysaccharide pyruvyl transferase family protein, with protein MKVAILSMQQVKNYGSFLQAYSLKHNIESLGHACDFINIVPGEQLGVYKISKFHKIKLLIQRLAGIDFVKRFKTIKRFQTRFSKEFLPELGVKPVENKEHYDVVVIGSDEVFNCAQVTWFGFSRQLFGEGLNAEKVISYAGSFGATTVEKLQELGIKDVVASLLSKMDKVSVRDANSFDAVKALTGVEPEKHLDPVLIYNYDHLLPVTIPLKDYMIVYTYPGRIKDKGEIAAIKSFAKSKGLKLISVGHYFSWCDDVVVPHPFEVLAYFKNASYIVTDTFHGSVFSIKYNRPFATIVRGMNSNKLTHLLEQFNLDSRIAHNLDDLPKILETAIDYTPVNEKIANETVRSIEYLKGNI; from the coding sequence ATGAAAGTGGCAATTCTATCCATGCAGCAGGTAAAGAACTACGGTTCTTTTTTGCAGGCATACTCGTTAAAACATAATATTGAATCGCTTGGGCATGCTTGTGATTTTATCAACATTGTTCCCGGTGAACAACTGGGGGTGTATAAAATCAGTAAATTTCATAAGATTAAACTACTAATTCAACGTTTGGCAGGAATTGACTTTGTTAAGCGATTTAAAACCATTAAGCGTTTCCAGACTCGGTTTTCAAAAGAATTCTTGCCTGAGTTGGGCGTAAAGCCTGTTGAAAACAAAGAACATTACGATGTGGTGGTTATTGGAAGCGATGAAGTATTTAACTGTGCACAAGTGACATGGTTTGGTTTTTCTCGTCAACTTTTTGGTGAAGGCTTGAATGCAGAAAAAGTTATTTCTTACGCAGGTTCTTTTGGCGCTACAACCGTTGAAAAGTTGCAGGAACTCGGTATAAAGGATGTTGTTGCAAGTCTACTTTCAAAGATGGATAAAGTTTCCGTCCGCGACGCCAATAGTTTTGATGCAGTAAAAGCCCTTACGGGTGTTGAACCCGAAAAACATTTGGATCCTGTTTTGATTTATAATTATGACCATCTTTTACCTGTAACTATTCCCTTGAAAGATTATATGATTGTGTATACATATCCGGGGCGTATCAAGGACAAAGGTGAAATTGCTGCGATTAAATCCTTTGCAAAATCGAAAGGCCTGAAGCTGATTTCTGTTGGACACTATTTCTCTTGGTGTGACGATGTGGTTGTACCGCATCCTTTTGAAGTACTTGCCTATTTCAAGAATGCGTCCTATATTGTGACGGATACGTTCCATGGTTCTGTATTTTCTATCAAATACAACCGACCGTTTGCGACTATTGTTCGTGGGATGAATAGTAATAAATTGACTCATTTGCTAGAGCAGTTTAACTTGGATTCTCGCATTGCTCACAATTTAGATGACTTGCCAAAAATTCTTGAGACTGCGATAGATTATACGCCTGTGAATGAAAAAATTGCGAATGAAACAGTGAGAAGTATTGAATATTTGAAAGGGAATATATAG